The DNA segment GATCGAGCTTCGCCGTGCTCGGATCCGGCCGCAAGAGCATGTCGCTCTCTTGAATCTGCTGGTAGCCGCGGATGCTCGAGCCGTCGAATCCCAGGCCGTCCTCGAACAGGTCGTCGGTGAGGTTGCGCACCGGGATCGAGAA comes from the Bremerella sp. JC817 genome and includes:
- a CDS encoding glutamine synthetase beta-grasp domain-containing protein, with the protein product MTPADVQKMAKDAGTQIVDLRFIDLPGIWQHFSIPVRNLTDDLFEDGLGFDGSSIRGYQQIQESDMLLRPDPSTAKLD